In one Kitasatospora cineracea genomic region, the following are encoded:
- a CDS encoding relaxase/mobilization nuclease domain-containing protein, whose amino-acid sequence MIPSIKAPGSNTRGLLAYLYGPGRQDEHTDPHIVGSFSPLGLRDPGRDPDATLTQLARILDEPVNLRNSGFGKKVTGHVWHCPVRAAPGDRYLSDAEWGEIARRTVHAAGIAPDGDPHGCRWIAVRHADDHIHILATTVREDGRRPKLHGSAKRAQAEARKIEQELGLHQVQPGDRTGERRPTQAEMHKADRLGWQQTSREWLQDRIRDAIPHAASMEELFAYLEADGVEVKIRRLPSGDLQGYAVGRPGDTNAEGEQIYVPGGKIAPDLSLPKLRARLAASAPEEHPTARRNRPSSSWQRTTDALDRVHQHLAEDSTAGDEGDGALGQAQITALGDIINATAQAAPQELRAELRAATRAFARAQRSQVRADHQGAADLRRAARDILHASGGPDGNALAVMVAALVWAAVLAGRWHQARGHAQQAHAARQTVQHLQAAYDQAAADQLAALANRRPGPEITSTLAGDVRSAVPDHATRILTDPNWPALATVLADAQALGHQPRQLLQEAAASRELTTARLPAKVLLGRIQHTSRNPAPNPAAEAARRRSPAATALGLRAAPSTEPTAPPTAPVGTPPRRTR is encoded by the coding sequence GTGATCCCCTCCATCAAGGCCCCCGGCAGCAACACCCGCGGCCTGCTCGCCTACCTCTACGGGCCCGGCCGCCAGGACGAGCACACCGACCCGCACATCGTCGGCTCCTTCAGCCCGCTCGGCCTGCGCGATCCCGGCCGGGACCCGGACGCCACCCTCACCCAGCTCGCCCGGATCCTCGACGAGCCGGTGAACCTGCGCAACAGCGGCTTCGGCAAGAAGGTCACCGGCCACGTCTGGCACTGCCCCGTACGCGCCGCCCCCGGCGACCGCTACCTCTCCGACGCCGAGTGGGGCGAGATCGCCCGCCGCACCGTCCACGCCGCCGGCATCGCACCCGACGGCGACCCGCACGGCTGCCGCTGGATCGCCGTCCGCCACGCCGACGACCACATCCACATCCTCGCCACCACCGTCCGAGAGGACGGCCGCCGCCCCAAGCTCCACGGCAGCGCCAAGCGCGCCCAGGCCGAGGCCCGGAAGATCGAGCAGGAACTCGGCCTCCACCAGGTCCAGCCCGGCGACCGAACCGGCGAGCGCCGCCCCACCCAAGCCGAGATGCACAAGGCCGACCGCCTCGGCTGGCAGCAGACCAGCCGCGAGTGGCTCCAGGACCGCATCCGCGACGCCATCCCCCACGCCGCCAGCATGGAGGAACTCTTTGCCTACCTGGAGGCCGACGGCGTCGAGGTCAAGATCCGCCGCCTGCCGTCCGGCGACCTCCAGGGCTATGCGGTCGGCCGCCCCGGCGACACCAACGCCGAGGGCGAGCAGATCTACGTTCCGGGCGGGAAGATCGCCCCCGACCTGTCCCTGCCCAAGCTCCGTGCCCGTCTCGCCGCCTCCGCGCCGGAGGAGCACCCCACCGCCCGCCGCAACCGGCCCAGCAGCAGCTGGCAGCGCACCACCGACGCCCTCGACCGCGTCCACCAGCACCTCGCCGAGGACAGCACCGCCGGTGACGAAGGGGACGGTGCACTCGGGCAGGCGCAGATCACCGCGCTGGGCGACATCATCAACGCCACCGCCCAGGCCGCCCCGCAGGAGCTGCGGGCCGAACTGCGAGCCGCCACGCGGGCATTCGCCCGCGCCCAGCGCTCCCAGGTCCGCGCCGACCACCAGGGCGCCGCCGACCTGCGCCGAGCCGCCCGCGACATCCTCCACGCGAGCGGCGGGCCCGACGGCAATGCCCTCGCCGTTATGGTCGCGGCGCTGGTGTGGGCGGCGGTCCTCGCCGGCCGCTGGCACCAGGCCCGCGGCCACGCCCAGCAGGCCCACGCTGCCCGGCAGACCGTCCAGCACCTCCAGGCCGCCTACGACCAAGCCGCCGCCGACCAGCTCGCCGCCCTCGCCAACCGCCGACCCGGACCGGAGATCACCAGCACCCTCGCCGGAGACGTCCGCTCCGCCGTCCCCGACCACGCCACCCGTATCCTCACCGACCCGAACTGGCCCGCCCTGGCCACCGTCCTCGCCGATGCCCAAGCCCTCGGCCACCAGCCCCGACAGCTCCTCCAGGAGGCCGCCGCCAGCCGCGAACTCACCACCGCCCGCCTGCCCGCCAAGGTCCTCCTCGGCCGCATCCAGCACACCAGCCGCAACCCCGCACCCAACCCCGCCGCCGAAGCCGCCCGCCGCCGCTCCCCCGCCGCCACCGCCCTCGGCCTGCGAGCCGCCCCGTCCACCGAACCGACCGCACCGCCCACCGCACCGGTCGGCACCCCGCCACGCCGGACCCGCTGA
- a CDS encoding ThiF family adenylyltransferase, with product MARRPVNPPATGWSLTIPPKIWDRLSDHVLGSAARGAVLLAGLADGPRGPRLLARELILADEGRDYIPGEFGHRALAPTFVRDAVIRARDEGLAYIAAHAHLGLDHVGFSEIDLASHERGYPSLSQISGQVVGALVITDHAAAGDLWLPDGRREELAETIIPTGNLLRLRSQPAEEGRPDSLHDRQARLLGDLGQETLRRLRVAVVGLGGVGSILVEELARLGVGELVLIDDETVEETNLPRLVASGREDIGRLKTEVAARNARRANPDVRLIEIARRVERPESLEELVRCDWIFLAADGDAARHWVNGTVQQYLVPATQVGVKVPLTPQGDVGQIHTATRLVLPGSGCLWCSRLIDPTRLAVDMHPAGERDAAQYVPGVPAPSVITLNTLAAGEAVNHFVFAVVGLHDEENDHASVIHRPRTRQRDLQEPRQDPTCRWCTSTGRLGLGRKGSTPF from the coding sequence GTGGCTCGCCGACCAGTGAACCCGCCCGCCACGGGCTGGAGCCTCACCATCCCGCCCAAGATCTGGGACCGTCTGTCGGATCACGTCCTGGGGTCCGCCGCCCGCGGCGCCGTCCTTCTCGCCGGCCTCGCCGACGGGCCGCGAGGACCTCGGCTACTCGCCCGCGAGCTGATCCTCGCCGACGAGGGCAGGGACTACATCCCCGGCGAGTTCGGCCACCGGGCTCTTGCCCCGACCTTCGTCCGCGACGCGGTGATCAGGGCCCGCGACGAGGGACTGGCCTACATCGCCGCCCACGCCCACCTCGGACTCGACCACGTGGGCTTCTCCGAGATCGACCTGGCCAGCCACGAGCGCGGCTACCCCAGCCTCAGCCAGATCAGCGGCCAGGTGGTCGGAGCGCTCGTAATCACCGACCACGCCGCAGCCGGAGATCTCTGGCTGCCCGACGGCCGCCGGGAAGAACTGGCAGAAACGATCATCCCGACCGGGAACCTGCTGCGGCTGCGCTCCCAGCCGGCCGAGGAAGGGCGCCCGGATTCCCTGCACGACCGCCAGGCGCGCCTCCTCGGCGACCTGGGCCAGGAGACGCTCCGTCGGTTGCGCGTTGCCGTCGTGGGGCTCGGGGGTGTCGGCAGCATCCTCGTCGAGGAGCTCGCCCGGCTGGGCGTGGGCGAGCTCGTCCTGATCGACGACGAGACGGTCGAGGAGACGAATCTGCCCAGGCTCGTCGCCTCCGGGCGCGAGGACATCGGGCGGCTCAAGACGGAGGTCGCCGCGCGCAACGCGCGACGCGCCAACCCGGATGTCCGGCTGATCGAGATCGCCCGGCGTGTGGAACGTCCGGAGTCGCTGGAGGAACTCGTTCGCTGCGACTGGATCTTCTTGGCCGCCGACGGTGACGCTGCCCGCCACTGGGTGAACGGCACCGTCCAGCAGTACCTCGTCCCGGCCACCCAGGTCGGGGTCAAGGTCCCGCTGACTCCTCAGGGAGATGTGGGACAGATCCACACTGCCACCCGTCTCGTGTTGCCCGGCTCGGGATGCCTGTGGTGCAGCCGGCTCATCGACCCGACCCGCTTGGCCGTCGACATGCACCCTGCGGGGGAACGCGATGCGGCGCAGTACGTTCCCGGAGTCCCCGCACCGAGCGTGATCACCCTGAACACACTCGCGGCCGGCGAGGCGGTCAACCACTTCGTGTTCGCGGTGGTCGGCCTGCACGATGAGGAGAACGACCACGCCTCGGTGATCCACCGGCCTCGAACACGCCAACGCGATCTCCAGGAACCTCGGCAGGATCCGACCTGCCGCTGGTGCACATCGACCGGACGGCTCGGGCTCGGACGGAAGGGAAGCACACCGTTCTGA
- a CDS encoding helix-turn-helix domain-containing protein, giving the protein MVHRFTPLEGEALVAHNLKVLRKAARLSQEDVAERMTRLGFKFHQTQIAKIENGTRPLRFDEVIGLAKALSVPVGNFMTEAVAGPDEPDYELQEAGFRVQAAEQEWRTARDLEQAAKARLEEAEREYDEIAERLAAQGVDVGSARAETEWYPAPNSPWDPLRKPPGADQ; this is encoded by the coding sequence ATGGTGCATCGCTTCACGCCCCTGGAGGGCGAGGCCCTGGTGGCCCACAACCTGAAGGTTCTGCGCAAGGCCGCCCGCCTCTCCCAGGAGGACGTGGCCGAGCGCATGACCCGGCTCGGCTTCAAGTTCCACCAGACCCAGATCGCCAAGATCGAGAACGGCACCCGCCCGCTCCGCTTCGACGAGGTGATCGGCCTGGCCAAGGCGCTCAGCGTCCCGGTGGGCAACTTCATGACCGAGGCCGTCGCCGGGCCCGACGAGCCGGACTACGAACTCCAGGAGGCCGGCTTCCGCGTCCAGGCCGCCGAGCAGGAGTGGAGAACCGCCCGCGACCTGGAGCAGGCAGCCAAGGCCCGGCTGGAAGAGGCCGAGCGCGAGTACGACGAGATCGCCGAGCGCCTCGCGGCCCAAGGCGTCGACGTCGGCTCCGCCAGAGCCGAGACCGAGTGGTACCCGGCTCCCAACTCGCCCTGGGATCCGCTCCGCAAGCCTCCCGGTGCCGACCAGTAG
- a CDS encoding helix-turn-helix domain-containing protein — protein MARTKVNVAALYAALDAARASRDLSWRQLAVQVGVSPSTMTRLANGNRPDVDAFAALVSWLGEPAESFMVDEGVRSGEVPEEPELLVQLAPLLRARSDLGEADVKHLEELIGAAVRRFAADRESGSR, from the coding sequence ATGGCCCGGACGAAGGTGAACGTGGCCGCCCTCTATGCGGCGCTGGACGCTGCGAGGGCGTCGAGGGACCTTTCGTGGAGGCAGCTGGCCGTTCAGGTGGGCGTCAGCCCGTCGACCATGACGCGCTTGGCCAACGGCAACCGTCCGGACGTGGACGCATTCGCCGCGCTGGTCAGCTGGCTCGGCGAGCCGGCCGAGAGCTTCATGGTTGACGAGGGTGTCCGATCGGGTGAAGTCCCCGAAGAGCCTGAGCTTCTTGTGCAGCTTGCCCCGCTACTGCGAGCCCGCTCCGACCTGGGCGAGGCAGACGTGAAGCACTTGGAAGAGCTGATCGGGGCAGCCGTGCGTCGGTTTGCCGCCGATCGAGAGTCCGGTTCGAGGTGA
- the mobC gene encoding plasmid mobilization relaxosome protein MobC: protein MAEEARREGAPSWKVQAEGGPDPDKLNALQLDVLAPADQRAAPTLAADASVRATRDAFLHAKTAALDVPKLNVPKGAQPMPTRKSRKRAESRRERRVGPVSFAEGEYAELLDAAHRHGYGGTISGYLGDIALAFIRGDFTVDLPLHTDRLALQEFRAELLREVNAIGNNINQMVHVLHRDDRLEPDSRERLIRLEHLLLDIAEALLIPTVHHAVPEGGTAA, encoded by the coding sequence GTGGCGGAGGAGGCCCGGCGCGAGGGCGCGCCGAGCTGGAAGGTCCAGGCCGAGGGCGGCCCGGACCCGGACAAGCTCAACGCGCTGCAACTCGACGTCCTCGCCCCCGCCGATCAGCGCGCCGCGCCGACGCTCGCCGCCGACGCGAGCGTGCGCGCGACGCGAGACGCGTTCCTGCACGCGAAGACCGCCGCCCTCGACGTCCCGAAACTGAACGTCCCCAAAGGCGCTCAGCCGATGCCCACCCGCAAGTCCCGGAAGCGCGCCGAAAGTCGTCGCGAGAGGCGGGTCGGGCCGGTCAGCTTCGCCGAAGGCGAGTACGCCGAGCTCCTCGACGCCGCCCACCGCCACGGCTACGGCGGCACGATCTCCGGATACCTCGGCGACATCGCGCTCGCGTTCATCCGGGGTGACTTCACCGTCGACCTGCCCCTGCACACCGATCGCCTCGCGCTGCAGGAGTTCCGGGCCGAACTCCTGCGGGAGGTCAACGCCATCGGCAACAACATCAACCAGATGGTCCACGTGCTGCACCGCGACGACCGCCTCGAACCGGACAGCCGCGAGCGCCTGATCCGCCTGGAGCACCTGCTCCTCGACATCGCCGAAGCCCTGCTCATCCCCACCGTCCACCACGCCGTCCCCGAAGGAGGCACAGCAGCGTGA
- a CDS encoding DUF2637 domain-containing protein — translation MPVTRPRRTFRPDAVLVQAAIAGALSFAHLHDIADAAGQHGWKAWAYPVSVDLLLVAAWNRMRTLRTTDRPAGTAWTWFAIALAASLGANVATAGLLDLDRVPAWLRILVAGWPALAFLGGTLLTHGTTTAGATAKPVPALDELPLPEGAEPTVVPPVVEPAPPTAPERPDPSRDESAADREDVRPDAREPVVGTKRTGRRPAASMDELVEMVRPAVEKLGITQALVKKTLREEGIPISNERLAQLTQRLKDELVDSQAA, via the coding sequence ATGCCCGTCACCCGCCCACGCCGCACGTTCCGCCCGGACGCCGTCCTCGTCCAGGCCGCCATCGCGGGCGCCCTGTCCTTCGCCCACCTTCACGACATCGCCGACGCCGCCGGACAGCACGGCTGGAAAGCCTGGGCCTACCCCGTCTCGGTCGACCTGCTGCTCGTCGCCGCCTGGAACCGGATGCGGACCCTGCGCACCACCGATCGCCCGGCCGGCACCGCCTGGACCTGGTTCGCCATCGCCCTGGCCGCCTCCCTCGGCGCGAACGTCGCCACAGCCGGGCTCCTCGACCTCGACCGCGTCCCGGCCTGGCTGCGGATCCTGGTCGCCGGGTGGCCCGCCCTCGCCTTCCTCGGCGGCACCCTCCTCACCCACGGCACCACCACGGCCGGGGCCACCGCGAAGCCGGTACCCGCCCTCGACGAACTGCCGCTACCCGAGGGCGCCGAGCCCACCGTGGTGCCCCCGGTCGTCGAACCCGCTCCGCCGACCGCGCCGGAGCGGCCCGACCCGTCCCGCGACGAGTCGGCGGCCGACCGCGAGGACGTCCGGCCCGACGCGCGAGAGCCGGTGGTCGGGACCAAGCGCACCGGCCGCAGGCCCGCCGCCTCCATGGACGAGCTGGTCGAGATGGTCCGCCCGGCCGTCGAGAAGCTCGGCATCACCCAGGCCCTGGTCAAGAAGACCCTGCGCGAGGAGGGCATCCCGATCTCCAACGAGCGCCTCGCACAGCTGACTCAGCGCCTCAAGGACGAGCTGGTCGACTCGCAGGCGGCCTGA
- a CDS encoding multiubiquitin domain-containing protein, translating to METPIDTTAKTDAHQHVSVTVKVNNQDVTLPDREVTGLEIKQAAISQGLPIDVGFQLSVKRSHGRYEVVDDDELIRVHTHQEFLAVPPDDNS from the coding sequence ATGGAGACCCCCATCGACACGACCGCCAAGACGGACGCCCACCAGCACGTCAGCGTCACCGTCAAGGTCAACAACCAGGACGTGACACTGCCGGACCGCGAGGTGACCGGCCTGGAGATCAAGCAGGCCGCGATCTCGCAGGGCCTGCCGATCGACGTGGGCTTCCAGCTCTCGGTCAAGCGCAGCCATGGCCGGTACGAGGTCGTGGACGACGATGAGCTGATCCGCGTCCACACCCACCAGGAGTTCCTCGCCGTACCGCCGGACGACAACTCGTGA
- a CDS encoding helix-turn-helix domain-containing protein, translating to MPETPLSLARLAGALDLTEQQLVGLVLSCATEAPDPTLVALTVEEAARRLGVGRTTMYALVASGEVPSVTIGRLRRVPAEALKEYMAARTRAATSPVTLAA from the coding sequence ATGCCCGAAACGCCCCTGTCCCTGGCGCGCCTCGCCGGCGCGCTCGACCTCACCGAGCAGCAGCTCGTCGGCCTCGTCCTGTCCTGCGCCACGGAAGCGCCCGACCCCACCCTCGTCGCGCTCACGGTCGAAGAAGCCGCTCGCCGACTCGGCGTCGGCCGGACGACGATGTACGCCCTCGTCGCCTCCGGCGAGGTCCCGTCCGTCACCATCGGCCGTCTCCGCCGCGTGCCCGCCGAGGCGCTCAAGGAGTACATGGCCGCCCGCACCCGGGCCGCCACTTCGCCCGTCACCCTCGCGGCCTGA
- a CDS encoding tyrosine-type recombinase/integrase, translated as MANTRKPNGDSSIYEGNDGRWHGRVTVGVKDDGTPDRRHVSAKTRAEVTTKVRKLEKLRDDGTVPKAGQKWTVGKWLAHWIKEIVPGTVSENTYDGYEVAVRVHLVPGVGAHRLEKLEPEHLERFYKRMQANGSAAGTAHQAHRTVRVALAEAVRRGHLTRNVATVAKAPKLEEEEIEPYEVEEVQAILDTARQRRNSARWIFALALGLRQGEVLGLQWKDVDFARGVAWVKRGRLRPKYRHGCGDRCGRKPGFCPQKVAVRRETKDTKSRAGRRPVPLPEPLAVVLRHHQEEQDRERALARDLWVEKGYVFTDETGHPLNPSTDYHHWKRLLREAGIRDGRLHDARHTASTVLLLLGVPERIVMAIMGWSSASMAKRYQHVTDPMLHDVGQKIGAALWGTSDLAGGA; from the coding sequence ATGGCGAACACCCGCAAGCCCAACGGCGACTCCTCGATCTACGAGGGCAACGACGGCCGCTGGCACGGCCGCGTCACCGTCGGCGTCAAGGACGACGGCACGCCCGACCGTCGCCACGTCAGCGCCAAGACCCGCGCCGAGGTCACCACCAAGGTCCGGAAGCTGGAGAAGCTCCGCGACGACGGCACCGTGCCCAAGGCCGGCCAGAAGTGGACCGTCGGCAAGTGGCTGGCCCACTGGATCAAGGAGATCGTCCCCGGCACCGTCAGCGAGAACACCTACGACGGCTACGAGGTCGCCGTCCGCGTCCACCTCGTGCCCGGCGTTGGCGCCCACCGCCTGGAGAAGCTCGAACCCGAGCACCTGGAGCGCTTCTACAAGCGGATGCAGGCCAACGGCAGCGCCGCCGGTACCGCCCACCAGGCCCACCGCACCGTCCGCGTCGCGCTCGCCGAAGCCGTCCGGCGCGGCCACCTGACCCGCAACGTCGCCACCGTCGCCAAGGCCCCGAAGCTCGAAGAGGAGGAGATCGAGCCCTATGAGGTCGAAGAGGTTCAGGCGATCCTGGACACGGCCCGCCAGCGGCGGAACTCCGCCCGCTGGATCTTCGCGCTCGCCCTCGGCCTGCGTCAGGGCGAGGTGCTCGGGCTCCAGTGGAAGGACGTCGACTTCGCCCGAGGCGTCGCCTGGGTCAAGCGCGGCCGACTGCGGCCCAAGTACCGGCACGGCTGCGGCGACCGCTGCGGGCGCAAGCCCGGCTTCTGCCCGCAGAAGGTGGCCGTCCGCCGCGAGACCAAGGACACCAAGTCCCGCGCCGGCCGCCGCCCGGTCCCGCTGCCCGAACCGCTCGCCGTCGTCCTCCGCCACCACCAGGAGGAGCAGGACCGCGAGCGCGCCCTCGCCCGCGACCTCTGGGTGGAGAAGGGCTACGTCTTCACCGACGAGACCGGCCATCCCCTCAACCCCAGCACCGACTACCACCACTGGAAGCGCCTGCTGCGCGAGGCCGGCATCCGCGACGGCCGCCTCCACGACGCCCGCCACACCGCCTCGACCGTCCTCCTCCTGCTCGGCGTCCCCGAGCGGATCGTCATGGCGATCATGGGCTGGTCCTCGGCCTCGATGGCCAAGCGCTACCAGCACGTCACCGACCCGATGCTGCACGACGTCGGCCAGAAGATCGGCGCGGCTCTGTGGGGGACATCGGATCTGGCCGGAGGAGCCTAA
- a CDS encoding DUF3631 domain-containing protein has translation MTEGTASHLPPTAPSVPDWPPVARPGKPGAHHETPIVAPSTGCGQESAEAETPTAAAVDWVDAMPDAEAGEGSEVLGQLKGLIANFVILPSEQALDAVTLWVAATHLQGSWQHAPRLAVVGPAKRCGKSRLLDVLTETVHQPVLTVNSTPAAVFRSITEEPPTLLVDEADTIFGSPKMAEKNEEMRGLLNAGHQRDRYVLRVVGNDHTPRKFHTFAMAAIAGIGDLPDTIMDRSIVVRMRRRAEGESVAPYRTKRDSPSLHAVRDRLARWSAPLTDRALNWEPRMPVEDRAADTWEPLVIVADLAGGHWPRLARQACRRMVAAEAQTEEDNPGGARILADIRRIFHAAGEPESIATDQLLFTLNGDPEGPWAESGRGGLSPRGLGAMLREFGISSGNVRMPDGTQRKGYLRNKFLDAWRRYCPTVHPTTGSSTATSTASGMVSRG, from the coding sequence ATGACCGAGGGTACTGCCTCCCACCTCCCTCCCACAGCCCCTTCCGTGCCCGACTGGCCGCCGGTCGCCAGGCCCGGCAAGCCCGGGGCCCACCACGAAACCCCTATCGTCGCTCCGTCCACAGGCTGTGGACAGGAGTCCGCCGAGGCGGAGACCCCCACGGCCGCCGCCGTGGACTGGGTCGACGCGATGCCGGACGCCGAGGCCGGCGAGGGCTCGGAGGTCCTCGGGCAACTGAAGGGCCTGATCGCCAACTTCGTGATCCTGCCGTCCGAGCAGGCCCTGGACGCCGTGACGCTGTGGGTGGCGGCGACCCACCTGCAGGGCTCGTGGCAGCACGCCCCGCGCCTGGCGGTGGTCGGCCCGGCGAAGCGGTGCGGCAAGTCGCGGCTGCTGGACGTATTGACCGAGACCGTTCACCAGCCGGTGCTGACGGTGAACTCGACCCCGGCGGCGGTGTTCCGCTCGATCACCGAAGAGCCGCCGACCCTGCTGGTCGACGAGGCGGACACGATCTTCGGCAGCCCGAAGATGGCGGAGAAGAACGAGGAGATGCGCGGCCTGCTGAACGCCGGGCACCAGCGCGACCGCTACGTGCTGCGGGTGGTCGGCAACGACCACACCCCGCGCAAGTTCCACACCTTCGCCATGGCCGCCATCGCCGGAATCGGCGACCTGCCCGACACGATCATGGACCGCTCGATCGTGGTCCGCATGCGCCGCCGCGCCGAAGGCGAGTCCGTCGCGCCGTACCGCACCAAGCGCGACAGCCCCTCCCTCCACGCCGTCCGCGACCGGCTCGCCCGCTGGAGCGCGCCGCTCACCGACCGCGCCCTGAACTGGGAACCGCGCATGCCGGTGGAGGACCGCGCGGCCGACACCTGGGAGCCCCTGGTGATCGTCGCCGACCTCGCCGGAGGCCACTGGCCCCGCCTGGCCCGCCAGGCGTGCAGGCGGATGGTCGCCGCCGAGGCGCAGACCGAGGAGGACAACCCCGGCGGCGCGCGGATCCTCGCCGACATCCGCCGCATCTTCCACGCCGCCGGGGAGCCGGAGAGCATCGCCACCGACCAGCTGCTGTTCACCCTCAACGGCGACCCCGAGGGTCCGTGGGCGGAGTCCGGCCGGGGCGGGCTGAGCCCGCGTGGCCTCGGCGCGATGCTCCGCGAGTTCGGCATCTCCTCCGGCAACGTCCGCATGCCCGACGGAACCCAGCGCAAGGGCTACCTGCGCAACAAGTTCCTCGACGCCTGGCGCCGCTACTGCCCCACCGTCCACCCCACCACCGGCAGCAGCACCGCCACGAGCACGGCCAGCGGCATGGTCAGCAGAGGCTGA
- a CDS encoding ImmA/IrrE family metallo-endopeptidase, whose protein sequence is MGQRWTKKALEDLALEERARIQVGLHQPIDLARLADEYGIPVYPLSELGGSGCPAETLEYFASERAGAWSAALVPVGTARFIVENSSHNPQRRRSNVAHEMAHLLLEHEFNSVVFTDGGCRSLDPVVKTQEAQALALSGELLVPMKAAIQVAYKDWTDEQVATRFDVSVEFARMRMNASGARTIVSRARAKQRRFGVG, encoded by the coding sequence GTGGGGCAGCGATGGACCAAGAAGGCGCTGGAAGACCTGGCTCTGGAGGAGCGGGCCCGCATTCAGGTCGGGCTCCATCAGCCCATCGATCTTGCTCGCCTCGCGGATGAGTACGGCATCCCGGTCTACCCGCTGAGTGAACTCGGCGGCTCAGGCTGCCCAGCGGAGACCTTGGAATATTTTGCGAGCGAGCGGGCGGGCGCCTGGTCTGCGGCTCTGGTTCCGGTGGGCACGGCACGCTTCATCGTCGAGAACAGCTCGCACAATCCGCAGCGACGCCGGTCAAACGTTGCACACGAGATGGCGCACCTTCTGCTGGAGCACGAGTTCAACAGCGTCGTGTTCACCGACGGAGGGTGCCGAAGCCTGGACCCTGTCGTGAAGACGCAGGAGGCGCAGGCCCTCGCTCTCTCGGGCGAACTCCTGGTTCCTATGAAGGCCGCCATCCAGGTGGCCTACAAGGATTGGACCGACGAGCAGGTGGCGACGCGGTTCGATGTGAGCGTCGAGTTCGCGCGTATGCGCATGAACGCATCCGGCGCGCGGACGATCGTGTCGCGCGCCCGTGCCAAGCAGCGTCGGTTCGGGGTGGGGTAG